TGCCCTACCCCGACGGGGAGCGGCTGTTCGCGCGCATCGCCGGCCTGGAGTACGCTCAGGAGTTCCACGCCGACGACGCGACCGAGATCCACGCCCGGCGCGCGATGCGCCAGGACGGCATCGACGAAGCCGACTACAAGTTCCTCGCGGATCTCGAAGCGCTCGCCGTGCTGTACGAGGACGACGGCGAGCTCAAGCGCCGGATGACCGATCGGGTCCCGAAGCCCCAGACCGTCGTGCGGGAGGCGACCGACACCGGCGAGATCAAGACCGGTCTGAAGATCCCCGACGACGGCGTCTTCCTCGGACACCTCTCGGTCGGCGGCGAGAAAGTCCGGACGAGCGCCGAGCCGCCGACGATCGACTACCGGCTCAAGGACGACTACGAGGACGGCGACCCGCTCGCGTTCCGGCACACGCTCGTCGCCGGCGGCACAGGGTCGGGCAAGACCCACACCGCGAAGAATCTCCTCCGGCAGTTCCTCGACGAGGAGCGGACCTACCGAATGGACGACGGCCGACAGGCTCGCCCCGCAGTCGTCCAGTTCGACCCGCAGGACGAGTACGCCCAGATGCACGACGACAACGACGACCTCTCGGACGCAGACGCCCGCCGCTACGAGCGTGAAGGAATCGCCCACGGCGGCCACGACGACACGATCGCCTTCGTCCCGAAGGTCGGCGACGCGACGTACGCGACCGACGACCACCGCGCCGAGCAGGTCGAGTTCACGATTCCCTTCTCGATGGTGCGGGCCAACGAGTGGCTCGTCGCCGGCGGCGGCCTCAACGACAACCAGTACAACGGGTTGCGGCTGCTGATCGACCGCTTTTTCGACCAGTACGGCTCCGGCGGTACCTACGAGCAGTTCATGACGTTCCTCGACGACCCCGCGCTCCGGGAGGAACTCGACGAGGGCGGGCAAGTCCACGAGGCGACGTTCGACGCCGTCCATCGCCGGGTGCGAGGCTTCGGCAACGTGTTCGACCAGGACGCCCGCCCGATCACCGAGCAGATCGAGCGGTTCGTCCGCCCCGGCGGGATGACGGTCGTCCCGACGTACCACATCAACGACACGCGGGCGACCGAGACGATCGTGCTCGCCGTCTCCAGCCTGCTGGTCGACCAGAAGCTATCGAACGACCCCCTCTACGACCGGATCAAGGAGACGCCGGTCGTCCTCGGGATGGACGAGGCCCACAACTTCCTCACCGACGCCGAGAGCGCGCAAGCGCGCCGTGTGATCGGCAAGTTCACCGACGCCGCCAAGCAGGGCCGCAAGGAGCGCTTGGGTCTCTTTCTGATCACGCAGGACCCGCAGGACATCGCCGATTCCGTGTTCAAGCAGATCAACACGACGCTCGTTCTCAACCTCGGCGACGAGGACGCCATCAAGAGCGTCAACATCCCCGCGAACTTAGAGAGCAAGGTCCCCTACATGGAGAAGGGCCAGATGGTCGTGTACTCGCCGGACAACTCCGAGCCGGTCGAGCTGACCGGGCTGTCGAACTGCGTGACGCGGCACAACTGACGCCCTGCCGGCGGACCGCGGGCGAGAGACCCGGCGCCGGAGGTGGATTTTTGTCAGTTCGGCTCTCACGTCACAGCATGGCAAAGACCGTTCTCGTCGCGATCGACGGATCGCCCCAGTCGAAGGAAGCGCTGGAACACGCGCTCGACGAACACCCCGAAGCCGAGATCGTCGCGCTGACGGTCGTCGACCCCGCGGAGGCCGGCTACTCCGTCGAGGGCGCGGCGCCTGATTTCCCCCAGGAGTGGTACGAAACCGCCGAGCAGGAGGCCGAGCACCTGCTAGAGGACGCCGAAGAGCGGGCCGTCGAGGCCGACCAGTCGATTACGACCGCCAGCGCCGTCGGCCGGCCGGCCAACGCCATCGTCGAGTACGCCGAGGATCAGGGGGTCGACCACATCGTGCTGGGTAGCCACGGCCGGACGGGGATGTCCCGGATTCTGCTCGGAAGCGTCGCGGAGACGGTGATGCGACGGTCGACGGTGCCGGTGACCGTGGTGCGGTAGGCCTTCGCCGATTATCGATCGGCCTCGCCCGCCCGCAAGCTGCGCTCGATCCGGGCGACGTTGACGCCGATCCACAGCAGCGCGACGACGCCGACGGCCGTCAGCAGGCTCGCAGCCGTGAACAGCGCGTACAGCAACACGAAGCCGCCCAGGCCGACGATCGCCGTGTCTTCGACGCGCCGGGTGTCCGTTCCGTTTCGCTGCCGCCAGTCCAGTACGACGTAGAGACCACACGCGCTCGCGAGACCGATCCCTAACAGGAGACTCGCACCGGTGATCAGCGTGTAGCTCAGCCCGGCGAGTCCTACGATGACTACGAGTGCGGTCACGGCGATCTGTAGGCGGTCGGACGATCGCGTAGTGGTGCTCATCTGATCGAACGATCGGCGGCGAAATAAATAAGGGTTCGGGCGGATCGCGGCCCGCTACCGCCCTCAGAACGCCCGCAGGTCGTCGAGCACCGCGGCCGCGCTGCCGTCGTCGATCGCCTCGCGCGCGGCGTCGAGGCCGTCGTCGAGCGAGTCGACGTCGTCCCGCGCGTAGATCCGGAACGCGGCGTTGAGCGCGATCGCGTCGGCGAACTGGTCGTCGCGCTCGCCCGCGAGGACCGCCTCCGTGATCTCCGCGGAGTCGGCCTGCACGTCGTCGACGTAGAGGTCCTCCTCCTCGAAGTCCATCCCGTACTCGGGCGTCTCGATCTCGTAGTCCTCGAAGGCTTCCCCGCCGCCGTTCTCGGACCACTCGGCGACCTTGGTGTAGCCCGGGCGAATGTCGTCGTACCCCTCCATCCCCTGGAACATGATCACTTTCGCGGGCGAGACGTGCTCGCTCTTCTGGAACGTCTCGACGACCTTCTTGGCGAACGCCAGGTGGTAGAAGCTGCCGAGGTGGACGTCGGCGTTCGCGGGATTGGCAAGCGTCTCGATCGTGTTGACGAACGTGCGCACGCCCATCTTCTCGCGGCGCTCTGAGAGCTCATCGATCCGCGGGTTGAAGGCGGGCTGGTAGTAGAAGCCGAAGCCGGTCTCGTCGACCATGTCGGCGCTCTCCTCGGGGTCGAGCTCCGTTCGGACGCCGAGCTCGTCCAGCACGTGCTTGTAGGCGTCTTGCTTCTGGGTCGGCACGCGGTCGCCGCTGTGGACGACGATCGGCGTCCCCGCCGCGGCGGCGACGACGCCGGCGCCGACGCCGAGGAGGGCGGAGCGCCCCTTGCCGTCGTAGTTGGCGCCGCAGTCGACCGGGTCGGCGTCGGGCTCGGCGACGACCGTCGACTCCTCGGCCATCACGTCGACGTAGGAGCCCAGCTCCTCGGGCGTGTTGCGCTTCCAGCGGTTCGCGAGCCAGAACGCGCCGAGCGTCGTCGGGTCGGGCTCGTCGTCGAGGATGCGCTGAAACGCTTCACGGGCTTGCGCGCGAGACATATCGTCGGCCGACTTCGAGCCGGAGCCGACGACCTCGGTCATCAGCCGATCGAGCGGCCACTCGCCGTACTCCTGGGACGTCTGGGCCATGGCGAGAAGTTAGGATAGAAGACGCAAAAGCGTCCCGTTTCCGGCCTCGTGTGCGCCGCTCGTCGGTGGAACTGACCGAACGTCGAGTGGCGAGCAGGCGACGCGTTCCGCGGGTGCTACAGGGGTCCGGATCGACGCGCCGCGCTCGTCTGCGGGGTGTCCGCGACGCGCCCGCGAGGGCGCTCGGAGCGATCCGGAGCCGTCGTCAGGTCACGTCGCGGTGTCGCCGCGGCATCGTACTTGAACGTGTGGCAGAATGCGGCCCGCGCGTCCGACTGGCCGCACCCGAAAAAGGTACGTTCGTTCCGTCCAACGTAGTGGCAATGAGTCTCCGGTCGGCCGACTGGCGCGAGCGCCTCGACGACGTGGACGCCGCGATCGTCGACGGGTTCCAGAGCGGCTTCCCGATCGAGGAGCGCCCGTTCCGGGCCCTGGGTGAC
This is a stretch of genomic DNA from Natronoarchaeum mannanilyticum. It encodes these proteins:
- a CDS encoding ATP-binding protein, coding for MADLGDFEEFDDGADADDAGSPATEADGDPGDLDEASSASDGTGAEDGVDEFETVDADPAGSDRGIGTVAVSQGLRIAEDAEDSCVRAYITAGNRSSIRIGKYLLVPYPDGERLFARIAGLEYAQEFHADDATEIHARRAMRQDGIDEADYKFLADLEALAVLYEDDGELKRRMTDRVPKPQTVVREATDTGEIKTGLKIPDDGVFLGHLSVGGEKVRTSAEPPTIDYRLKDDYEDGDPLAFRHTLVAGGTGSGKTHTAKNLLRQFLDEERTYRMDDGRQARPAVVQFDPQDEYAQMHDDNDDLSDADARRYEREGIAHGGHDDTIAFVPKVGDATYATDDHRAEQVEFTIPFSMVRANEWLVAGGGLNDNQYNGLRLLIDRFFDQYGSGGTYEQFMTFLDDPALREELDEGGQVHEATFDAVHRRVRGFGNVFDQDARPITEQIERFVRPGGMTVVPTYHINDTRATETIVLAVSSLLVDQKLSNDPLYDRIKETPVVLGMDEAHNFLTDAESAQARRVIGKFTDAAKQGRKERLGLFLITQDPQDIADSVFKQINTTLVLNLGDEDAIKSVNIPANLESKVPYMEKGQMVVYSPDNSEPVELTGLSNCVTRHN
- a CDS encoding universal stress protein, whose product is MAKTVLVAIDGSPQSKEALEHALDEHPEAEIVALTVVDPAEAGYSVEGAAPDFPQEWYETAEQEAEHLLEDAEERAVEADQSITTASAVGRPANAIVEYAEDQGVDHIVLGSHGRTGMSRILLGSVAETVMRRSTVPVTVVR
- a CDS encoding anthranilate phosphoribosyltransferase: MAQTSQEYGEWPLDRLMTEVVGSGSKSADDMSRAQAREAFQRILDDEPDPTTLGAFWLANRWKRNTPEELGSYVDVMAEESTVVAEPDADPVDCGANYDGKGRSALLGVGAGVVAAAAGTPIVVHSGDRVPTQKQDAYKHVLDELGVRTELDPEESADMVDETGFGFYYQPAFNPRIDELSERREKMGVRTFVNTIETLANPANADVHLGSFYHLAFAKKVVETFQKSEHVSPAKVIMFQGMEGYDDIRPGYTKVAEWSENGGGEAFEDYEIETPEYGMDFEEEDLYVDDVQADSAEITEAVLAGERDDQFADAIALNAAFRIYARDDVDSLDDGLDAAREAIDDGSAAAVLDDLRAF